The Streptomyces luteogriseus genome includes a window with the following:
- a CDS encoding LacI family DNA-binding transcriptional regulator: MTTRLADIALQAGVSEATVSRVLNGKPGVAATTRQSVLAALDVLGYERPVRLRQRSEGLVGLITPELENPIFPALAQVIGQALTRQGYTPVLATQTPGGSTEDELTEMLVDRGVAGIIYVSGLHADTTADMQRYDRLRAQGVPYVLVDGFSPKVQAPFISPDDRAAMSLAVTHLASLGHTRIGLALGPKRFVPVQRKIEGFVRAVQDRLGLDAATVESELVQHSLYTLEGGQAAAVALIERNCTAVVCASDMMALGAIRAARQLGLEVPKDISVVGFDDSPLIAFTDPPLTTIRKPVPAMGQAAVRTLLEEIGGTPAPHSEFVFMPELVVRGSTASAPGERGRS; this comes from the coding sequence GTGACCACACGGCTTGCCGACATCGCTTTGCAGGCGGGGGTGAGCGAAGCGACCGTCAGCCGGGTCCTCAACGGGAAGCCGGGCGTCGCCGCCACCACCCGCCAGTCCGTGCTGGCCGCTCTCGACGTGCTGGGCTACGAACGCCCGGTGCGCCTGCGCCAGCGCAGCGAGGGGCTGGTCGGGCTGATCACCCCGGAGCTGGAGAACCCGATCTTCCCGGCCCTGGCGCAGGTCATCGGCCAGGCGCTGACGCGGCAGGGCTACACGCCGGTGCTGGCCACCCAGACGCCGGGCGGCTCGACCGAGGACGAGCTCACGGAGATGCTCGTGGATCGCGGGGTCGCCGGCATCATCTACGTCTCCGGCCTGCACGCGGACACCACCGCCGACATGCAGCGCTACGACCGGCTGCGCGCCCAGGGCGTGCCCTACGTACTGGTCGACGGCTTCTCGCCGAAGGTGCAGGCGCCGTTCATCTCCCCGGACGACCGCGCGGCGATGAGCCTGGCGGTCACGCACCTGGCGTCCCTGGGGCACACCCGGATCGGCCTGGCCCTCGGACCCAAGCGGTTCGTGCCGGTGCAGCGCAAGATCGAGGGGTTCGTGCGCGCGGTGCAGGACCGGTTGGGCCTCGATGCCGCGACCGTCGAGTCGGAGCTGGTGCAGCACTCCCTGTACACCCTTGAGGGTGGTCAGGCGGCGGCCGTCGCGTTGATCGAGCGGAACTGCACGGCCGTGGTGTGCGCCAGCGACATGATGGCGCTGGGTGCGATCCGGGCGGCCCGGCAGCTCGGTCTGGAGGTGCCGAAGGACATCTCCGTGGTCGGCTTCGACGACTCCCCGCTGATCGCTTTCACCGACCCGCCGCTGACCACGATCCGCAAGCCGGTCCCGGCGATGGGGCAGGCGGCCGTGCGCACGCTGCTGGAGGAGATCGGCGGGACGCCCGCGCCCCACAGCGAGTTCGTGTTCATGCCGGAGCTGGTGGTGCGCGGTTCGACCGCGTCGGCTCCGGGGGAACGCGGTCGCTCCTGA
- a CDS encoding carbohydrate ABC transporter permease, which yields MTVAIDRATGKRRGEREPRPGPAQRLKNGFHKHWYAYAMVAPVAVVLGVLVVYPLVYGLYLTLTDATSLNTARTIGVNHIDATYKFIGLDNYADILWGPTAYDRFWSHFLWTGFWTAACVALHYGIGLGLALLLNQKLRGRTLYRMLLVLPWAVPTFVTVFGWRFMLADGGVINTALEGLGLPTPLWLEDTFWQRFAAIMVNTWCGVPFMMVSLLGGLQSIDASLYEASEMDGANAWQRFRYVTLPGLRSVSTTVVLLGVIWTFNQFAIIFLLFGNTAPDAQILVTWAYQLGFGQQPRDYAQSAAYGILLLSILIVFTSFYRRWLNRNEQQLAI from the coding sequence ATGACAGTCGCCATCGACCGAGCGACCGGCAAGCGGCGCGGTGAGCGGGAACCGCGACCCGGGCCGGCCCAGCGGCTGAAGAACGGCTTCCACAAGCACTGGTACGCCTACGCGATGGTCGCCCCGGTGGCCGTCGTGCTCGGCGTCCTCGTGGTGTACCCGCTGGTGTACGGCCTGTACCTCACCCTCACCGACGCCACCAGCCTCAACACCGCCCGTACGATCGGTGTCAACCACATCGACGCCACGTACAAGTTCATCGGCCTGGACAACTACGCCGACATCCTCTGGGGGCCGACGGCGTACGACCGCTTCTGGTCGCACTTCCTGTGGACGGGTTTCTGGACGGCGGCCTGTGTCGCCCTGCACTACGGCATCGGTCTCGGCCTCGCCCTGCTGCTCAACCAGAAGCTGCGCGGCCGCACGCTCTACCGGATGCTCCTCGTCCTGCCCTGGGCGGTGCCGACCTTCGTCACCGTCTTCGGCTGGCGGTTCATGCTCGCGGACGGCGGCGTCATCAACACCGCCCTGGAGGGCCTGGGTCTGCCGACGCCGCTGTGGCTGGAGGACACCTTCTGGCAGCGGTTCGCCGCGATCATGGTCAACACCTGGTGCGGCGTGCCGTTCATGATGGTCTCGCTCCTCGGCGGACTTCAGTCGATCGACGCGAGCCTGTACGAGGCCTCCGAGATGGACGGCGCCAACGCATGGCAGCGGTTCCGCTACGTCACCCTGCCCGGTCTGAGGTCCGTCAGCACGACGGTTGTCCTCCTCGGTGTCATCTGGACCTTCAACCAGTTCGCCATCATCTTCCTGTTGTTCGGCAACACCGCACCGGACGCCCAGATCCTCGTCACGTGGGCCTACCAACTGGGCTTCGGGCAGCAGCCGCGCGACTACGCCCAGTCCGCCGCCTACGGAATCCTGCTCCTGTCCATCCTGATCGTCTTCACCTCCTTCTACCGCCGCTGGCTGAACCGCAACGAGCAGCAGCTCGCGATCTGA
- a CDS encoding sugar ABC transporter permease — protein MSTTTVESSAPAGERRPVTAPGKVRGRNERSRGASLASHAVLIVASLTALFPVAWLVFLSLGPDKDDYLHPGRIWGKLSLENYAYVLQDTGFFDWLKSTLVVVLGTTLIGVVVAASTGYAVSRMRFPGYRKLMWVLLVTQMFPIAVLIVPMYQILSDLQLIDSYLGLILVNCTTIVPYCAWLMKGYFDTIPFEIDEAGRVDGLTPFGTFARLILPLAKPGLAVAAFYSFLTAFGEVAFASTFMLSDDKYTFAVGLQTFVSEHDAQRNLMAATAVLIAIPAALFFYLVQKNLVTGLTAGGTKG, from the coding sequence ATGAGTACGACCACCGTCGAGAGCTCCGCACCGGCCGGCGAGCGGCGCCCTGTGACCGCCCCCGGCAAGGTCCGCGGCCGGAACGAACGCAGCCGCGGCGCCTCCCTCGCCTCGCACGCCGTGCTGATCGTCGCCAGCCTGACCGCGCTCTTCCCGGTCGCCTGGCTGGTCTTCCTGTCCCTCGGCCCGGACAAGGACGACTACCTCCACCCCGGGCGCATCTGGGGCAAGCTGTCGCTCGAGAACTACGCCTACGTCCTGCAGGACACCGGCTTCTTCGACTGGCTGAAGAGCACGCTGGTCGTGGTGCTGGGCACGACGCTCATCGGCGTCGTCGTCGCCGCGTCCACCGGCTACGCCGTCTCCCGCATGCGGTTCCCCGGCTACCGGAAGCTGATGTGGGTGCTGCTGGTCACCCAGATGTTCCCGATCGCGGTACTGATCGTGCCGATGTACCAGATCCTCTCGGATCTCCAGCTCATCGACAGCTACCTTGGTCTCATCCTGGTCAACTGCACCACGATCGTGCCGTACTGCGCCTGGCTGATGAAGGGCTATTTCGACACCATCCCGTTCGAGATCGACGAGGCCGGGCGCGTCGACGGGCTGACCCCCTTCGGCACGTTCGCGCGGCTCATCCTGCCGCTCGCCAAGCCGGGCCTCGCGGTCGCGGCGTTCTACAGCTTCCTCACCGCCTTCGGTGAGGTCGCGTTCGCCTCGACGTTCATGCTGAGCGACGACAAGTACACGTTCGCCGTCGGTCTGCAGACGTTCGTCAGCGAACACGACGCGCAGCGCAACCTGATGGCCGCGACCGCTGTGTTGATCGCGATACCGGCCGCCCTGTTCTTCTACCTCGTGCAGAAGAACCTGGTGACCGGGCTGACGGCCGGTGGCACCAAGGGGTGA
- a CDS encoding extracellular solute-binding protein: MRRGIAATALVASLALAATACGGSDSGDEADGPVTITWWDTSNATNEAPTYQALVKQFEAANKDIKVKYVNVPFDQAQNKFDTAAGSKGAPDVLRSEVGWTPAFAKKGFFAPLDGTEALKDQDKFQPSLIEQAKYEGKTYGVPFTTDTLALVYNKALFEKAGVEAPKTWSDLKKAAATIKGKTGVDGYWGSTQAYYAQSFLYGEGTDTVDADAKKITVTSPEAKKAYGTWQGLFSGKGLHKADTTADAYAHIQEAFVSGKVASIVQGPWEITNFYKGSAFKDKNNLGIATVPAGSAGKAGAPTGGHNLSVYAGSDEAHQKASMKFVNFMTSAKAQETIALKNSTLPTRDDAYTDKVKADPGIAGYQGVLSSAQPRPALPEYSSLWGPLDDELIKIAGGKESLDKGLGNAETAIAKLVPDFSK; encoded by the coding sequence ATGCGGCGTGGCATAGCGGCCACCGCGCTGGTGGCGTCCCTCGCCCTGGCGGCGACGGCCTGCGGCGGTAGCGACAGTGGCGACGAGGCCGACGGCCCGGTCACCATCACCTGGTGGGACACCTCCAACGCCACCAACGAGGCGCCGACGTACCAGGCCCTGGTGAAGCAGTTCGAGGCTGCCAACAAGGACATCAAGGTCAAGTACGTCAACGTCCCCTTCGACCAGGCGCAGAACAAGTTCGACACCGCCGCCGGTTCCAAGGGTGCCCCGGACGTGCTGCGTTCCGAGGTCGGCTGGACCCCCGCCTTCGCGAAGAAGGGCTTCTTCGCGCCGCTGGACGGCACCGAGGCCCTCAAGGACCAGGACAAGTTCCAGCCCAGCCTGATCGAGCAGGCCAAGTACGAGGGCAAGACCTACGGCGTCCCGTTCACCACGGACACCCTCGCCCTCGTCTACAACAAGGCCCTGTTCGAGAAGGCCGGCGTCGAGGCCCCCAAGACCTGGAGCGACCTGAAGAAGGCCGCCGCCACGATCAAGGGCAAGACCGGCGTCGACGGCTACTGGGGCTCCACCCAGGCCTACTACGCCCAGTCCTTCCTCTACGGCGAGGGCACCGACACCGTCGACGCCGACGCCAAGAAGATCACCGTCACCTCGCCCGAGGCCAAGAAGGCCTACGGCACCTGGCAGGGTCTCTTCTCCGGCAAGGGCCTGCACAAGGCCGACACCACCGCCGACGCCTACGCCCACATCCAGGAGGCGTTCGTCAGCGGCAAGGTCGCCTCGATCGTCCAGGGCCCGTGGGAGATCACGAACTTCTACAAGGGCTCGGCCTTCAAGGACAAGAACAACCTCGGCATCGCCACCGTCCCGGCCGGCTCGGCCGGCAAGGCGGGCGCCCCGACCGGCGGCCACAACCTGTCCGTCTACGCCGGCTCCGACGAGGCCCACCAGAAGGCCTCGATGAAGTTCGTGAACTTCATGACCTCGGCGAAGGCCCAGGAGACCATCGCGCTGAAGAACTCCACGCTCCCCACGCGCGACGACGCCTACACCGACAAGGTCAAGGCCGACCCCGGCATCGCCGGCTACCAGGGCGTGCTCTCCAGCGCCCAGCCGCGCCCGGCGCTGCCCGAGTACAGCTCCCTGTGGGGTCCGCTCGACGACGAGCTGATCAAGATCGCCGGTGGCAAGGAGTCGCTGGACAAGGGCCTCGGCAACGCCGAGACCGCCATCGCCAAGCTGGTGCCCGACTTCTCCAAGTGA
- a CDS encoding phosphatase PAP2 family protein, which translates to MGETTVTKPEGLEAALPETVAADSGHGPLRRLRTPRRPRFWFEILLIAVSYWTYSLVRNAVPEQKSEALRNADWIWRVEHHLGIAVEASVNHAVNSVHWLIVGMNYYYATLHFIVTLGVLVWLYRRHPGRYAATRLVLFATTAVALVGYYLYPLAPPRLMNGGDFIDTVMVHQTWGSMASGDLKHMSNQYAAMPSMHIGWSLWCGLTIAALATVPWVRVLGLLYPALTLVVIVATANHFWLDAVGGMLCLAFGFTVARLWYGRMPYTLPRTVPARGPRVSRAAARRAAAGTSGRSVPDRSQGLPDKSHGLPDKSHGWSGRS; encoded by the coding sequence ATGGGTGAAACGACCGTAACGAAGCCGGAGGGCCTGGAAGCGGCCCTCCCGGAGACCGTTGCGGCCGATTCGGGGCACGGTCCGCTGCGCCGGCTGCGCACCCCGCGCCGGCCCCGCTTCTGGTTCGAGATCCTGCTGATCGCGGTGAGTTACTGGACGTACTCGCTCGTCCGCAACGCCGTGCCCGAGCAGAAGAGCGAGGCGCTGCGCAACGCCGACTGGATCTGGCGGGTCGAGCATCATCTGGGCATCGCCGTCGAGGCGTCGGTCAACCATGCCGTGAACTCGGTGCATTGGCTGATCGTCGGGATGAACTACTACTACGCGACGCTGCACTTCATCGTCACGCTGGGTGTCCTGGTGTGGCTGTACCGTCGCCATCCCGGCCGTTACGCGGCGACCCGCCTTGTGCTGTTCGCGACCACGGCCGTCGCCCTGGTCGGTTACTACCTGTATCCGCTGGCGCCGCCGCGGCTGATGAACGGCGGCGACTTCATCGACACGGTCATGGTCCACCAGACCTGGGGTTCGATGGCGTCCGGCGATCTGAAGCACATGTCCAACCAGTACGCCGCGATGCCGTCGATGCACATCGGCTGGTCCCTGTGGTGCGGGCTGACGATCGCCGCCCTGGCGACGGTCCCCTGGGTGCGGGTGCTGGGTCTGCTGTACCCGGCGCTGACGCTGGTGGTCATCGTCGCCACGGCCAACCACTTCTGGCTGGACGCGGTCGGCGGCATGCTGTGCCTGGCCTTCGGGTTCACGGTCGCGCGGCTCTGGTACGGGAGGATGCCGTACACGCTGCCTCGGACGGTGCCGGCGCGCGGGCCGCGCGTCTCCCGGGCTGCGGCCAGGAGGGCTGCGGCCGGGACGTCAGGACGTAGCGTGCCGGACAGGTCCCAGGGATTGCCGGACAAGTCCCATGGGTTGCCGGACAAGTCCCATGGGTGGTCCGGCAGGTCCTAG
- a CDS encoding alpha-amylase, which yields MARRFLASAVALAAASVVMNPTGAQASPPGTKDVTAVLFEWNFASVARECTTTLGPAGYGYVQVSPPAEHIQGSQWWTSYQPVSYKIAGRLGDRTAFQNMVNTCHAAGVKVVVDTVINHMSAGSGTGTGGSSYTKYNYPGLYSSYDFDDCTSQISNYQDRWNVQHCELVGLSDLDTGENYVRGAIAGYMNDLLSLGVDGFRIDAAKHIDTADLANIKSRLSNPSVYWKQEVIHGSGEAVQPAEYTSNGDVQEFRYAYDLKRVFNNENLAYLKNYGEGWGYLSSGISGVFVDNHDTERNGSTLSYKDGAAYTLANVFMLAWPYGAPDINSGYEFSDHDAGPPNGGRVNACWQDGWKCQHNWPEIKSMIGFRNVTRGQAVTNWWDNGGDAIAFGRGSKGFVAINHESGSLTRTYQTSLPAGTYCNVQNNTPVTVNSSGQFTTTLGSHTALAIHAGRSGC from the coding sequence ATGGCACGCAGATTCCTCGCTTCCGCCGTCGCGCTCGCCGCGGCTTCGGTTGTCATGAACCCGACTGGTGCGCAGGCCTCCCCACCTGGCACCAAGGACGTCACCGCCGTCCTCTTCGAGTGGAACTTCGCCTCGGTCGCCCGTGAGTGCACCACCACCCTCGGGCCCGCCGGCTACGGCTACGTGCAGGTCTCCCCGCCCGCCGAGCACATACAGGGTTCGCAGTGGTGGACCTCGTACCAGCCGGTCAGCTACAAGATCGCTGGTCGGCTCGGCGACCGGACGGCCTTCCAGAACATGGTGAACACCTGCCACGCGGCTGGCGTCAAGGTTGTCGTCGACACCGTCATCAACCACATGTCGGCGGGCAGCGGCACCGGGACCGGCGGCTCGTCGTACACGAAGTACAACTACCCGGGCCTGTACTCGTCGTACGACTTCGACGACTGCACGAGCCAGATCAGCAACTACCAGGACCGCTGGAACGTCCAGCACTGCGAACTGGTCGGCCTCTCCGACCTCGACACGGGCGAGAACTACGTCCGCGGCGCGATCGCCGGCTACATGAACGACCTGCTCTCCCTCGGCGTCGACGGCTTCCGCATCGACGCGGCCAAGCACATCGACACCGCCGACCTCGCGAACATCAAGTCCCGGCTGAGCAACCCGTCGGTGTACTGGAAGCAGGAGGTCATCCACGGCTCCGGCGAGGCGGTCCAGCCCGCCGAATACACGAGTAACGGCGACGTCCAGGAGTTCCGCTACGCCTACGACCTCAAGCGGGTCTTCAACAACGAGAACCTCGCCTACCTGAAGAATTACGGCGAGGGCTGGGGCTACCTGAGCAGCGGCATCTCCGGTGTCTTCGTCGACAACCACGACACCGAGCGCAACGGCTCGACACTCAGCTACAAGGACGGCGCCGCCTACACCTTGGCCAACGTCTTCATGCTGGCCTGGCCCTACGGCGCCCCCGACATCAACTCCGGCTACGAGTTCTCCGACCACGACGCCGGCCCGCCGAACGGCGGCCGGGTGAACGCCTGCTGGCAGGACGGCTGGAAGTGCCAGCACAACTGGCCCGAGATCAAGTCCATGATCGGCTTCCGCAACGTCACCCGGGGCCAGGCCGTCACCAACTGGTGGGACAACGGCGGCGACGCGATCGCCTTCGGCCGGGGCAGCAAGGGCTTCGTGGCCATCAACCACGAGTCCGGCTCCCTGACCCGGACCTACCAGACGTCACTGCCGGCGGGGACGTACTGCAACGTGCAGAACAACACGCCGGTGACCGTGAATTCGAGCGGCCAGTTCACGACCACCCTCGGTTCGCACACGGCGCTGGCGATCCACGCGGGCAGGTCCGGCTGCTGA
- a CDS encoding glycoside hydrolase family 13 protein: MSQHSAAPTPTPTSAVAVAKRRDWWRDAVIYQVYPRSFADSNGDGMGDLEGVRTRLPYLRDLGVDAVWLSPFYSSPQADAGYDVADYRAVDPMFGNLLDADALIRDAHRLSLRIIVDLVPNHSSDQHEWFKRAVAEGPGSSLRDRYHFRPGKGENGELPPNDWESIFGGPAWTRVTEPDGTPGEWYLHLFAPEQPDFNWEHPAVGDEFRSILRFWLDMGVDGFRIDVAHGLVKAQGLPDLGSHDQVKLLGNDVMPFFDQDGVHEIYRQWRLILDEYAERKGPEGPSSEGRWRETGGRIFVAEAWTPTIERTANYVRPDELHQAFNFQYLSTHWDAEEMREVIDRTLEAMRPVGAPATWVLSNHDVTRHATRFANPPGLGTQIRLAGDRELGLRRARAASLLMLALPGSAYVYQGEELGLPDVVDLPDEVRQDPAYFRGAGQDGFRDGCRVPIPWTRTGSSYGFGDGGSWLPQPEGWGELSVEAQSGEAGSTLELYRAALRVRREQPDLGAGTSVEWLRAPEGVLAFRRGEFVCVANTTGESVAMPAYGRVLVASGEIVEVDDEAKVPADTTVWWTTATAGTRA; the protein is encoded by the coding sequence ATGAGCCAGCACTCAGCTGCACCGACCCCCACCCCCACGTCTGCTGTGGCCGTCGCCAAGCGCCGCGACTGGTGGCGGGACGCGGTGATCTACCAGGTGTACCCGCGCAGCTTCGCCGACAGCAACGGTGACGGCATGGGCGACCTGGAGGGTGTCCGCACCCGCCTGCCGTACCTGCGCGACCTCGGGGTGGACGCCGTGTGGCTCAGCCCCTTCTACTCCTCGCCGCAGGCCGACGCCGGCTACGACGTCGCCGACTACCGCGCGGTCGACCCCATGTTCGGCAACCTCCTGGACGCCGACGCGCTCATCCGCGACGCCCACCGGCTGAGCCTGCGGATCATCGTCGACCTGGTCCCCAACCACTCCTCCGACCAGCACGAGTGGTTCAAGCGTGCCGTCGCCGAGGGCCCGGGCTCCTCGCTGCGGGACCGCTACCACTTCCGCCCCGGCAAGGGCGAGAACGGCGAACTGCCGCCCAACGACTGGGAGTCGATCTTCGGCGGCCCGGCCTGGACCCGGGTCACCGAACCCGACGGCACGCCCGGCGAGTGGTACCTGCACCTCTTCGCCCCCGAGCAGCCCGACTTCAACTGGGAACACCCGGCGGTCGGCGACGAGTTCCGCTCCATCCTGCGCTTCTGGCTGGACATGGGCGTCGACGGTTTCCGGATCGACGTCGCCCACGGCCTGGTGAAGGCGCAGGGGCTGCCCGACCTTGGATCCCACGACCAGGTGAAACTGCTGGGCAACGATGTCATGCCGTTCTTCGACCAGGACGGCGTGCACGAGATCTACCGGCAGTGGCGGCTCATCCTCGACGAGTACGCGGAAAGGAAGGGGCCCGAAGGGCCTTCGTCAGAAGGGCGGTGGCGGGAGACGGGCGGGCGCATTTTCGTCGCCGAGGCATGGACGCCGACCATCGAACGGACCGCGAACTACGTCCGTCCCGACGAACTGCACCAGGCCTTCAACTTCCAGTACCTCAGTACCCACTGGGACGCCGAGGAGATGCGCGAGGTCATCGACCGCACCCTGGAGGCCATGCGCCCGGTCGGCGCCCCCGCCACCTGGGTGCTGTCCAACCACGACGTGACCCGGCACGCCACCCGCTTCGCCAACCCGCCCGGCCTCGGCACCCAGATCCGCCTGGCCGGGGACCGCGAACTGGGCCTGCGCAGGGCCCGGGCCGCGAGCCTGCTGATGCTGGCGCTGCCCGGCTCGGCCTACGTCTACCAGGGCGAGGAGCTCGGCCTGCCCGACGTCGTCGACCTGCCGGACGAGGTGCGCCAGGACCCGGCGTACTTCCGGGGCGCGGGCCAGGACGGCTTCCGCGACGGCTGCCGGGTGCCGATCCCGTGGACCCGGACGGGTTCGTCGTACGGCTTCGGCGACGGCGGCAGCTGGCTGCCGCAGCCCGAGGGCTGGGGCGAGCTGAGCGTCGAGGCGCAGAGCGGCGAGGCCGGTTCGACCCTGGAGCTGTACCGGGCCGCGCTCCGCGTGCGGCGCGAGCAGCCCGACCTCGGCGCCGGCACGTCCGTGGAATGGCTGCGGGCGCCCGAGGGCGTGCTGGCCTTCCGGCGCGGGGAGTTCGTGTGCGTCGCGAACACCACCGGTGAGTCGGTGGCGATGCCGGCGTACGGCCGGGTGCTGGTGGCGAGCGGGGAGATCGTCGAGGTCGACGACGAGGCGAAGGTGCCGGCCGACACCACGGTGTGGTGGACCACCGCGACCGCGGGGACTCGCGCCTGA